The genomic region GCAAAGGCATAAACATGACTACATGAGCAAGAATAGAGACAACATTGTAATTAATGGAGTAataaaaatgatgtgaacaaaCAAAGACACTGGTTTTCGGTCAATAAAGTTAACCCAACAACAAACTGAAAATCTCTTGCATTCGTGTTGTATTTCATTCCGGAATCTTAAAAGGGTACGACAACCCCGATCAgatatcgtatgtttttgttcaTGCTATCGGGGAGTCACTTCAGGTGCTTTCGCCGCTGATGGATTCCGATTCAAGATATGATTATCACCCTTTAACTATTTATTTATCCTATCAGTAACACTAGCTGGTATTGTAGAGAACATGTTGAAACACAGCATAGGAAATAACATCATGATTCTTACATGTAAAGTTCCGTCAAGGGGTTTGCAGGAATCGGAGCATCTGAAGACCGATCTGCAATGGATCATGATCCATGCTATTTCTGAATTGTATAAGGAGCTTCCTTCAAGCATTACATCAGAAGTGCTAAATCAATCAAATTGCATTTGAAACAGGCTTTGCAAAAGAAATATGCTTCATAAAAATGTAaacagacaaaaataaataaagttcCTCCATTAATAATTTCAAATAGCAATAGTACTTAACAACTGAAACAAGAACAAAGTTACAAAAATATGAGAATGGCAATTTGGCTCAAGGCATTTCGCTGCCAACTTAAGCACCATGAACAATCGACAAACGCCGAAATGAACCTCGAGCCACCATTACCTTCCCTGTGGACAATATAATATAAGAGTACAATAATATAAGAACTACTAATGGCAATAGTTTTATCTCTACTACTGATATACTAGTACCTAAAACCTCTCTAAGTTAATCATCATCATAAAACCCATATAGCTCGAATCCTCAAATTCCTCTGATATGACCCCAGAAAGAATGAAACCGAAATCCAGCCCCTTTGACACGAAAAAGGTTTGGATTTAAGACTAGTTCTCATTCTTCTTTCCATCACTATCCCTATTCTCGAGCAACCGACCTTGCTCATCATCAGCTTGAGCAGCTTTCTTCTGAGCCTCTTTCACCTTAAATGCTTGCAACTTAGAATGATTATAAAACCCAACTCCCAAAAACGCCAATCCATACCCAAACAAGTTAATAGGAGTCACAGTATCCTTAATAACCGACCACGAGAACGCAATCAATAGCCAATCCTTGACAACCCCGGCAACATTCATAGTCAAAGCAGAAGTCTTCCCAACCAGCAAGAACACAGCAAGGTTCAAAGCAAATGCACAAAGCGAATTCGTCCCAAAAATAAACCAATCAAGATGAAAACTTAAACTATCCCTCAAAATCGGGTACACAACCAAGATCTAAGGGACAGACAGAAACACCAAACGACAATTCACCCCAAACTCTGGTGAGAAGTCGGTCTGCTAGATGATCTCGAGACTTTGACATCAATGTTGATGCTTTGTTAACACCAACTCCAGCTCCGGCAACAAACTACACCTCATTGCTCCTTCAAGACATTCAAAATTTCCACCAGAACAAAAACTCAAACGGGAATTCCAATACAAAAACCGATACTGTAAATCGTAATAACAGTGCTACCACAAACTTTACACTCCCAGCTTGTGTTAGCAAAGCTGATTCCATTCTTAAAGCCGTGGCCGATCTCAACTCCACCACGAGGTCAAATTCATCTTTTACCTTCTCCGAGTCTAGTAAGAAGAGGTCAGACCCGTTTGTCGAGTCTAAGGTCAAAGTAGGGGATGATTTGATGTAGCCGAGCCTTCATAAGTATGTGACAGTGAGGAAGCAGGGCGGTGACATGGACGACTAAGAATCATCAGGGAGTAATAGCATTGTGGGACACCAGAATTGGGTTCTTTCTGCAAGTTAAGTGACATAAAATTTAGGTAAATATGAATTGGGTTTCATAGTTCATACAATGATTCATTTACATGTAATTCTCGTGATCAGCAAATAAACATAATTTCAGGGGATACCAAGTCCCCGCCAAGGACACCTTAGAACTGCGATTGCTCTTTAGAGTCGTTTACCACAACATAAAGCAACTAAGAAATTACAGAGCCAATCACACATACAAAACAATCCAAATAGCTATGTATTCATAATTTAACTACTCTGTATATgataaatgggttgggttggtcCTATCTCTGAGACCGTCTCATATACGCTTTTGGGTCAAATAGTAACATACACTTTTGGGAATATGCAGATTGGTCAAAAGAATGGAAGCACACAAAAAAGCCTTACCTTAAACCATACTACCACCCAACAGAGCGTAAATCAGTTAGTACCTTATGAAGGCGGCCATCACTCAGTGCAAAAAAGAGATATAAATGGCCATAGCTTCCCCCTTTGACAATGGGGGAAATCTCAAGGTGGTCGAGCTCAAAAGCAATGCTGCAATGATGAACATGGTTACAACAAATAAGTAAAATATCAAAACAACAAACTTCAACAAGGCAATGGCAATCAACGAACCAATTCCCGACACTCACTCATCTACACATGGATGAAGTAGCAAGAGGAGCCCAGAAATTGAACCAAATACTCAGCGCCTGCACTAGCGGTCTTACTATTAATAAAGGCTCGGTAGATACATTACtttagatagatagatatatacACTCCTtaaagttgctagatacatacctttaacttgctagatacacttctttaagttgttagatacatACCCCGAGCTACcaagatacactcctttaaattgctagatacatacctttaactaGATAGGTACACTCCTTTAAATTTCTAAGTGCATACCTCTTGCTTGCTAGATAAAATAAGGTGTAACACACATAAGCCTTTAAAATAATCGGTTGAATTTGCAATGTTTGTTTTTGTAAATATTCCCGAAAAATGCAGCCGTATGCTTATCCTTTTGAGTTTTTAAAATAAGGAATCACTTTGAAAACAGTAAAGTAAAAGGCAAAGGTATAAACATGAGCAAAGAATAGAGACacaattaataataaattaataatgatGTGAACAAACAAAGTCACTGGTTTTCCGTCAATAATAAATTTAACCCAACAACGAACACCGTCACTATCATGGACGATAAGGTGGTGACGCGCCGACCACCGCCGCTGTCATTGCACTAACCATTGTCACTCTAATATCACTCTCAAAGTAATGACCGCTAAACGACCACAAACGCTTTTGATTCGAAGCCTGCATTACCTAGATACACATATTACTTAGTCTAGATACACATATCAGTATTGTGAGATACATAAATCATACATGTATCTAGTATTATTCATACATGTATCTAGTAACAGTATTTCATGTATCCACCCCATTAGAATCTTTATACATGGCCGGCTTTTGCCGAGCATTTCCACTTGATAGACTATTGTCAATCCAAAACACCCACCACAAATAAGTTCACCTTCAGAACATCAATATACTATCCACATCCGACAACCAATCACGTTTCATGTAGGACAAGTTTTCGCAATCCAACTTCACATGATTTGGTAAAATAATCAAACAAACTTAAACTTTGAGTTAGTAGCCATCAAACTAAACTACCTAACCGAGATACTCTAATTAATTTCAGCTCGAATCAACGACGAATAccaataaaacataaaaacaaccaCAAACTACGATTAATCTAGTAACAATTCCCAAACCACAGATTCACAATGAAACCGCAAAAGTCTAAAAAAATACCTAGAAACCGAATCAGAAGACGGCAAATCACCAGCATTAAATCCTTAATTAAAAGATGACAACCGATGCTTCATCATTCACAAATATTTATCACCCTCCCTTTCCAGCATTAAATCGATCAGATCGCCTCAACAAAATCATCAGCATCTTCACCATTGACAATTTTAATAAGGATGAGGATGAGAATTATGTCGGAAGGAAAAGGAGAGATAAATAAGAATGTCGCCGTCGATGATGGCCTCAGAGCTACGCCGGCGAGACCTATGTCGGTGCTCCGGCGGCaatggaggtggtggtggtgtggttcAATCGTTGCGGAGGTTGGTGTAGAGGGATAGAAATAAAAGTTTAATGCGTGAAGGTGTATGACTAGGATTTAAAAGAACATCGCAATGTAATATGACGGCTCTTATAGAGTAGTTCGT from Silene latifolia isolate original U9 population chromosome 3, ASM4854445v1, whole genome shotgun sequence harbors:
- the LOC141649374 gene encoding putative sugar phosphate/phosphate translocator At2g25520 → MESALLTQAGSVKFVVALLLRFTVSILVVYPILRDSLSFHLDWFIFGTNSLCAFALNLAVFLLVGKTSALTMNVAGVVKDWLLIAFSWSVIKDTVTPINLFGYGLAFLGVGFYNHSKLQAFKVKEAQKKAAQADDEQGRLLENRDSDGKKNEN